From Arvicanthis niloticus isolate mArvNil1 chromosome 22, mArvNil1.pat.X, whole genome shotgun sequence, the proteins below share one genomic window:
- the B4galnt1 gene encoding beta-1,4 N-acetylgalactosaminyltransferase 1 isoform X2, with amino-acid sequence MRLDRRALYALVLLLACASLGLLYASTRDAPSLPNPLALWSPSQGPPRLDLLDLAPEPRYAHIPVRIKEQVVGLLAQNNCSCESRGGRFALPFLRQVRATDLTKAFDAEELKAVSVAREQEYQAFLARSRSLADQLLIAPANSPLQYPLQGVEVQPLRSILVPGLSLQETSLQEIYQVNLTASLGTWDVAGEVTGVTLTGEGQPDLSLSSPVLDKLNRQLQLVTYSSRSYQANTADTVRFSTKGHEVAFTIRIRHPPNPRLYPPASLPQGAQYNISGLVTIATKTFLRYDRLRALIASIRRFYPTVTIVIADDSDKPERIIDPHVEHYFMPFGKGWFAGRNLAVSQVTTKYVLWVDDDFVFTARTRLEKLVDVLERTPLDLVGGAVREISGYSTTYRQLLSVEPGAPGLGNCLRQKQGFHHELVGFPSCVVTDGVVNFFLARTDKVRQVGFDPRLNRVAHLEFFLDGLGSLRVGSCSDVVVDHASKVKLPWTSKDPGAETYARYRYPGSLDQSQVAKHRLLFFKHRLQCMTAE; translated from the exons ATGCGGCTGGACCGCCGGGCCCTCTATGCGCTAGTTCTGCTGCTCGCCTGCGCCTCGCTGGGTCTCCTGTACGCCAGCACCCGAGACGCGCCAAGTCTCCCGAACCCTCTGGCATTGTGGTCGCCCTCACAAGGCCCCCCGAGGCTCGATCTGCTAGACCTTGCCCCTGAGCCTCGCTACGCACACATCCCGGTCAGGATCAAAGAGCAAGTGGTAGG GTTGCTGGCTCAGAACAACTGCAGTTGTGAGTCCAGGGGAGGGCGCTTTGCCTTGCCGTTCCTGAGACAGGTTCGGGCGACTGACCTCACTAAAGCCTTTGACGCTGAGGAGCTGAAGGCTGTTTCTGTCGCCAGGGAGCAGGAATACCAGGCCTTCCTTGCAAG GAGCCGGTCCCTGGCTGACCAGCTGCTGATAGCCCCTGCCAACTCCCCCTTACAGTATCCCCTGCAGGGCGTGGAGGTTCAGCCCCTCAGGAGCATCCTGGTGCCAG GGCTAAGTCTGCAGGAAACTTCTCTTCAGGAGATATATCAG GTGAACCTGACCGCCTCCCTAGGCACCTGGGATGTGGCAGGGGAAGTAACAGGGGTGACTCTCACCGGAGAAGGGCAACCGGATCTCTCCCTCTCCAGTCCAGTTCTGGATAAACTCAACCGGCAGCTGCAACTGGTGACTTACAGCAGCCGGAGCTACCAGGCCAACACAGCAGACACAG TCCGGTTCTCCACCAAGGGACATGAAGTTGCCTTCACCATCCGCATAAGACATCCTCCCAACCCCCGGCTGTACCCACCAGCGTCCCTACCCCAAGGAG CCCAGTACAACATCAGCGGACTGGTTACCATTGCCACCAAGACCTTCCTTCGTTATGACCGGCTTCGGGCACTCATCGCCAGCATCCGACGTTTTTACCCTACGGTCACCATAGTCATCGCTGACGACAGCGACAAACCGGAGCGCATTATCGACCCCCACGTGGAGCACTATTTCATGCCCTTCGGCAAG GGTTGGTTCGCGGGTCGGAACCTGGCGGTGTCCCAAGTAACCACCAAATACGTGCTGTGGGTGGACGACGACTTTGTCTTCACGGCGCGCACGCGGCTGGAGAAGCTTGTGGACGTGCTAGAGAGGACGCCCCTGGACCTG GTAGGGGGCGCGGTGCGGGAGATCTCGGGCTACTCTACCACCTACCGGCAGCTGCTGAGTGTGGAGCCGGGCGCCCCAGGCCTTGGGAACTGCCTACGGCAAAAGCAGGGCTTCCACCACGAGCTCGTTGGCTTCCCAAGCTGCGTGGTCACCGACGGCGTGGTCAACTTCTTCCTGGCGCGCACAGACAAAGTGCGCCAGGTGGGCTTTGACCCACGCCTCAACCGGGTGGCACATCTGG AATTCTTCCTGGATGGACTTGGTTCCCTTCGTGTTGGCTCCTGCTCTGATGTTGTTGTAGATCATGCATCAAAGGTGAAGCTGCCGTGGACATCAAAGGATCCAGGGGCTGAAACTTACGCCCGTTACCGTTACCCAGGATCACTGGACCAAAGTCAGGTGGCCAAACATCGCCTACTCTTCTTCAAACACCGGCTACAGTGCATGACCGCCGAGTGA
- the B4galnt1 gene encoding beta-1,4 N-acetylgalactosaminyltransferase 1 isoform X1 translates to MDGLGYLRKPRRRRGPESRPSPSLSAWSPLTLPHLRMRLDRRALYALVLLLACASLGLLYASTRDAPSLPNPLALWSPSQGPPRLDLLDLAPEPRYAHIPVRIKEQVVGLLAQNNCSCESRGGRFALPFLRQVRATDLTKAFDAEELKAVSVAREQEYQAFLARSRSLADQLLIAPANSPLQYPLQGVEVQPLRSILVPGLSLQETSLQEIYQVNLTASLGTWDVAGEVTGVTLTGEGQPDLSLSSPVLDKLNRQLQLVTYSSRSYQANTADTVRFSTKGHEVAFTIRIRHPPNPRLYPPASLPQGAQYNISGLVTIATKTFLRYDRLRALIASIRRFYPTVTIVIADDSDKPERIIDPHVEHYFMPFGKGWFAGRNLAVSQVTTKYVLWVDDDFVFTARTRLEKLVDVLERTPLDLVGGAVREISGYSTTYRQLLSVEPGAPGLGNCLRQKQGFHHELVGFPSCVVTDGVVNFFLARTDKVRQVGFDPRLNRVAHLEFFLDGLGSLRVGSCSDVVVDHASKVKLPWTSKDPGAETYARYRYPGSLDQSQVAKHRLLFFKHRLQCMTAE, encoded by the exons ATGGATGGCCTTGGGTACCTGCGCAAGCCTCGGAGGCGGCGGGGTCCAGAGTCCAGGCCCTCACCTTCCCTCAGCGCCTGGTCACCTCTCACCCTCCCCCATCTCAGGATGCGGCTGGACCGCCGGGCCCTCTATGCGCTAGTTCTGCTGCTCGCCTGCGCCTCGCTGGGTCTCCTGTACGCCAGCACCCGAGACGCGCCAAGTCTCCCGAACCCTCTGGCATTGTGGTCGCCCTCACAAGGCCCCCCGAGGCTCGATCTGCTAGACCTTGCCCCTGAGCCTCGCTACGCACACATCCCGGTCAGGATCAAAGAGCAAGTGGTAGG GTTGCTGGCTCAGAACAACTGCAGTTGTGAGTCCAGGGGAGGGCGCTTTGCCTTGCCGTTCCTGAGACAGGTTCGGGCGACTGACCTCACTAAAGCCTTTGACGCTGAGGAGCTGAAGGCTGTTTCTGTCGCCAGGGAGCAGGAATACCAGGCCTTCCTTGCAAG GAGCCGGTCCCTGGCTGACCAGCTGCTGATAGCCCCTGCCAACTCCCCCTTACAGTATCCCCTGCAGGGCGTGGAGGTTCAGCCCCTCAGGAGCATCCTGGTGCCAG GGCTAAGTCTGCAGGAAACTTCTCTTCAGGAGATATATCAG GTGAACCTGACCGCCTCCCTAGGCACCTGGGATGTGGCAGGGGAAGTAACAGGGGTGACTCTCACCGGAGAAGGGCAACCGGATCTCTCCCTCTCCAGTCCAGTTCTGGATAAACTCAACCGGCAGCTGCAACTGGTGACTTACAGCAGCCGGAGCTACCAGGCCAACACAGCAGACACAG TCCGGTTCTCCACCAAGGGACATGAAGTTGCCTTCACCATCCGCATAAGACATCCTCCCAACCCCCGGCTGTACCCACCAGCGTCCCTACCCCAAGGAG CCCAGTACAACATCAGCGGACTGGTTACCATTGCCACCAAGACCTTCCTTCGTTATGACCGGCTTCGGGCACTCATCGCCAGCATCCGACGTTTTTACCCTACGGTCACCATAGTCATCGCTGACGACAGCGACAAACCGGAGCGCATTATCGACCCCCACGTGGAGCACTATTTCATGCCCTTCGGCAAG GGTTGGTTCGCGGGTCGGAACCTGGCGGTGTCCCAAGTAACCACCAAATACGTGCTGTGGGTGGACGACGACTTTGTCTTCACGGCGCGCACGCGGCTGGAGAAGCTTGTGGACGTGCTAGAGAGGACGCCCCTGGACCTG GTAGGGGGCGCGGTGCGGGAGATCTCGGGCTACTCTACCACCTACCGGCAGCTGCTGAGTGTGGAGCCGGGCGCCCCAGGCCTTGGGAACTGCCTACGGCAAAAGCAGGGCTTCCACCACGAGCTCGTTGGCTTCCCAAGCTGCGTGGTCACCGACGGCGTGGTCAACTTCTTCCTGGCGCGCACAGACAAAGTGCGCCAGGTGGGCTTTGACCCACGCCTCAACCGGGTGGCACATCTGG AATTCTTCCTGGATGGACTTGGTTCCCTTCGTGTTGGCTCCTGCTCTGATGTTGTTGTAGATCATGCATCAAAGGTGAAGCTGCCGTGGACATCAAAGGATCCAGGGGCTGAAACTTACGCCCGTTACCGTTACCCAGGATCACTGGACCAAAGTCAGGTGGCCAAACATCGCCTACTCTTCTTCAAACACCGGCTACAGTGCATGACCGCCGAGTGA
- the B4galnt1 gene encoding beta-1,4 N-acetylgalactosaminyltransferase 1 isoform X3, whose protein sequence is MDGLGYLRKPRRRRGPESRPSPSLSAWSPLTLPHLRMRLDRRALYALVLLLACASLGLLYASTRDAPSLPNPLALWSPSQGPPRLDLLDLAPEPRYAHIPVRIKEQVVGLLAQNNCSCESRGGRFALPFLRQVRATDLTKAFDAEELKAVSVAREQEYQAFLARSRSLADQLLIAPANSPLQYPLQGVEVQPLRSILVPGLSLQETSLQEIYQVNLTASLGTWDVAGEVTGVTLTGEGQPDLSLSSPVLDKLNRQLQLVTYSSRSYQANTADTGWLPLNVCMWARMSPVCLRRCSLAPFYLIPVLYVTLDFSYLLGLSCVIVEYGQLTFLCLSFVSCNGNLFNEITMRIKWLHLFRTHFLFFFFFF, encoded by the exons ATGGATGGCCTTGGGTACCTGCGCAAGCCTCGGAGGCGGCGGGGTCCAGAGTCCAGGCCCTCACCTTCCCTCAGCGCCTGGTCACCTCTCACCCTCCCCCATCTCAGGATGCGGCTGGACCGCCGGGCCCTCTATGCGCTAGTTCTGCTGCTCGCCTGCGCCTCGCTGGGTCTCCTGTACGCCAGCACCCGAGACGCGCCAAGTCTCCCGAACCCTCTGGCATTGTGGTCGCCCTCACAAGGCCCCCCGAGGCTCGATCTGCTAGACCTTGCCCCTGAGCCTCGCTACGCACACATCCCGGTCAGGATCAAAGAGCAAGTGGTAGG GTTGCTGGCTCAGAACAACTGCAGTTGTGAGTCCAGGGGAGGGCGCTTTGCCTTGCCGTTCCTGAGACAGGTTCGGGCGACTGACCTCACTAAAGCCTTTGACGCTGAGGAGCTGAAGGCTGTTTCTGTCGCCAGGGAGCAGGAATACCAGGCCTTCCTTGCAAG GAGCCGGTCCCTGGCTGACCAGCTGCTGATAGCCCCTGCCAACTCCCCCTTACAGTATCCCCTGCAGGGCGTGGAGGTTCAGCCCCTCAGGAGCATCCTGGTGCCAG GGCTAAGTCTGCAGGAAACTTCTCTTCAGGAGATATATCAG GTGAACCTGACCGCCTCCCTAGGCACCTGGGATGTGGCAGGGGAAGTAACAGGGGTGACTCTCACCGGAGAAGGGCAACCGGATCTCTCCCTCTCCAGTCCAGTTCTGGATAAACTCAACCGGCAGCTGCAACTGGTGACTTACAGCAGCCGGAGCTACCAGGCCAACACAGCAGACAC tggctgGCTCCCTCTTAATGTTTGCATGTGGGCTCGGATGTCTCCTGTTTGCTTGAGACGATGTTCCTTGGCTCCGTTTTACTTAATACCAGTACTGTATGTAACACTAGACTTTTCTTATTTACTCGGCCTAAGCTGTGTCATTGTGGAATATGGACAGCTTACTTTTCTGTGCCTAAGCTTTGTTTCCTGTAATGGGAATTTATTTAATGAGATTACCATGAGGATTAAATGGCTTCATCTATttagaacacattttcttttcttttttttttttttttaa